The following proteins are encoded in a genomic region of Sorangiineae bacterium MSr12523:
- a CDS encoding STM4014 family protein: protein MNIGTALSRNDCIVLGSPGDERVERFQAAVHRRGWPAATVVSYRELSERGPEALAVHAGTLVRIESPGSSFESFAALVRAGGHDEPLAFERGRLRHVRTWYLGLCRVLQSVTPVLPVGRTMGNPSDIGCMFDKRDCHRRLESHAVPVPPAFAAPDSLEALLEMMRAQSIPRVFLKLAHGSSASGVVALHADARGVHALTTVERVGSKLYNSKRLLFYRDVRALAAIYGALAREGLHVEAWLPKIGLDNRPVDLRILVIAGRARHVVARAGHGPITNLHIGGRRADTDRLRAKMGDLAWARALAIAEKAAKAFPRSLAIGVDLLVEPDPRRMAVLEMNAFGDLLRGALHDGEDPYEAQLAEMAPCST, encoded by the coding sequence ATGAATATCGGTACTGCGCTGTCTCGGAATGACTGCATTGTTCTCGGCAGCCCAGGGGACGAGCGCGTCGAGCGCTTTCAAGCCGCCGTGCACCGCCGCGGATGGCCAGCAGCCACCGTCGTTTCTTACCGTGAGCTGAGCGAGCGCGGTCCCGAGGCACTCGCTGTGCACGCGGGCACCTTGGTCCGCATCGAGTCGCCTGGTTCGAGCTTCGAATCCTTTGCAGCCTTGGTGCGCGCCGGAGGCCACGACGAACCCCTCGCCTTCGAGCGCGGGCGATTGCGGCACGTCCGCACATGGTACCTCGGATTGTGCCGCGTTCTGCAAAGCGTGACCCCCGTGCTTCCCGTGGGCCGCACCATGGGAAATCCATCCGACATCGGCTGCATGTTCGACAAGCGCGATTGCCATCGTCGCTTGGAGTCGCACGCGGTTCCCGTGCCGCCGGCATTCGCTGCGCCCGATTCGCTGGAGGCGCTTCTCGAAATGATGCGCGCGCAGTCGATTCCACGCGTCTTTCTCAAGCTTGCGCATGGCTCGAGCGCCAGCGGCGTCGTCGCGCTTCACGCCGATGCGCGCGGCGTTCATGCCCTCACCACCGTGGAGCGCGTCGGTTCCAAATTGTACAATTCGAAGCGCCTCCTCTTTTATCGCGATGTGCGTGCCCTCGCGGCCATCTACGGAGCCCTCGCCCGCGAAGGCCTCCACGTCGAGGCATGGCTGCCCAAAATCGGCCTGGACAATCGCCCCGTCGATTTGCGCATCCTGGTCATCGCCGGGCGGGCACGCCATGTCGTCGCGCGGGCTGGCCACGGCCCCATTACCAATTTGCATATCGGCGGCCGCCGCGCCGACACGGATCGATTGCGCGCCAAAATGGGCGACTTGGCATGGGCGCGCGCGCTCGCCATCGCGGAAAAGGCGGCAAAGGCATTTCCACGAAGCCTCGCCATCGGCGTCGATCTCTTGGTGGAGCCGGATCCGCGCCGCATGGCCGTGCTCGAAATGAATGCCTTTGGCGACTTGCTTCGCGGTGCCCTGCACGACGGTGAAGATCCCTACGAGGCGCAGCTCGCGGAGATGGCCCCATGCTCAACATGA
- a CDS encoding STM4013/SEN3800 family hydrolase yields MLNMNSIVGTHDIVFVTLDTLRYDVASRALSAGRTPNFAARLGPGGWEERHSPGSFTYAAHHAIFAGFFPTPARPGRHTRLFALRFARSETIGPDTCVLDGPDIVSGLAARGYHTVCIGGVGFFSKENPLGSVLPGLFAESHWSRAFHVGERRSFEHQIALVDRLTRDLPPDRRRLLFLNVSAIHRPNHYYLPGARVDSIETHGAALEYVDTHLPELMAILERRGPTLVVFMSDHGTAYGDDGYRGHRIAHPSVWTVPYAEVLLP; encoded by the coding sequence ATGCTCAACATGAACTCCATCGTGGGCACCCACGACATCGTCTTCGTGACGTTGGATACGCTCCGCTACGATGTCGCCAGCCGTGCGCTATCCGCCGGCCGCACACCGAACTTCGCCGCACGACTCGGGCCCGGGGGCTGGGAAGAACGGCACTCGCCCGGCTCGTTCACCTATGCCGCGCACCATGCCATCTTCGCCGGGTTTTTCCCTACCCCCGCGCGCCCTGGCCGGCACACACGCCTCTTCGCACTTCGATTCGCACGCAGCGAAACCATCGGTCCCGATACGTGCGTGCTCGACGGCCCGGATATCGTTTCGGGGCTCGCCGCCCGCGGATACCATACCGTGTGCATCGGGGGCGTCGGCTTCTTCAGCAAGGAGAACCCCCTCGGGAGCGTCCTTCCCGGCCTTTTCGCCGAAAGCCACTGGTCGCGCGCCTTCCATGTGGGCGAGCGTCGCTCGTTCGAGCATCAAATCGCACTCGTCGATCGCCTCACGCGTGACCTCCCGCCCGATCGGCGCCGGTTGCTCTTTCTCAACGTATCGGCCATTCATCGGCCCAATCATTATTACCTGCCCGGCGCTCGCGTCGATTCCATCGAGACGCACGGCGCCGCATTGGAATACGTGGATACGCATCTCCCCGAGCTCATGGCCATTCTCGAACGGCGCGGGCCCACGCTCGTCGTCTTCATGTCCGACCATGGTACCGCCTACGGCGACGACGGCTACCGTGGCCATCGCATCGCACATCCGTCGGTGTGGACGGTTCCCTACGCGGAGGTGCTCCTGCCGTGA
- a CDS encoding STM4012 family radical SAM protein, with product MTLAERFLRNPYQSYVYAYPHKTAYRILPEPIALDAAWASEPRDAGFLYVHIPFCEMRCGFCNLFTRARPQAELITAYLSTLERQAVRVREAIGPMHYARRAIGGGTPTYLDPPALHRIFDVMEHTMGARAGIPTSAETSPETATRERLGVLRERGVDRISIGVQSFLDTEAKDLLRPQRATIVRGALERIRAAQFPILNIDLMYGIPGQTHVSFEANLRAALEYHPEEIYLYPLYVRARTGLDRRGGMDPDDTRLSLYRHGCAFLASAGYERISMRMFRARRAPSLGGPVYCCQTDGMVGLGCGARSYTTRLHYSDEYAVGARGVQEILEAYVARSDASFSSTDYGFVLNDREQRRRFVILSLLADGLDARAYTARFGSDAEQDFPELAELVANALAERLMAGHRLTRAGIDLSDAIGPWLASAEVRSRMALYVLR from the coding sequence ATGACCCTCGCCGAACGATTCCTCCGCAATCCGTACCAGAGTTACGTGTACGCCTACCCGCACAAGACGGCTTACCGCATCTTGCCCGAGCCCATCGCCCTCGATGCCGCATGGGCCTCCGAGCCGCGCGATGCAGGCTTTCTCTACGTGCATATTCCTTTTTGCGAGATGCGCTGCGGCTTTTGCAATCTTTTCACGCGCGCGCGGCCCCAGGCGGAGCTCATCACCGCCTATCTCTCCACGTTGGAACGCCAGGCCGTTCGCGTGCGCGAGGCCATTGGCCCCATGCACTATGCCCGCCGTGCCATCGGAGGCGGCACCCCGACCTACCTCGACCCGCCGGCGCTCCATCGCATCTTCGATGTCATGGAGCACACCATGGGGGCTCGGGCCGGCATTCCCACGTCTGCGGAAACATCACCGGAGACGGCCACCCGCGAGCGGCTCGGTGTCTTGCGCGAGCGCGGTGTCGACCGCATCAGCATCGGGGTTCAATCGTTTCTCGACACCGAGGCGAAAGACCTACTTCGCCCGCAGCGTGCCACCATCGTACGAGGCGCCCTCGAGCGCATCCGCGCGGCGCAATTCCCGATTTTGAACATCGATTTGATGTACGGCATTCCCGGCCAAACCCACGTTTCCTTCGAGGCCAATCTCCGGGCCGCCCTCGAATACCACCCCGAGGAAATCTACCTCTATCCTCTTTACGTGCGCGCCCGCACCGGATTGGACCGCCGCGGCGGTATGGATCCGGACGACACCCGGCTTTCCCTCTATCGCCATGGCTGCGCATTCCTCGCCAGCGCAGGTTACGAGCGCATCTCCATGCGCATGTTTCGCGCGCGCCGTGCGCCCTCGCTCGGAGGCCCCGTGTATTGCTGCCAAACCGACGGCATGGTCGGCCTTGGGTGCGGTGCCCGCTCCTACACCACCCGACTCCACTACTCCGATGAATACGCCGTCGGGGCTCGCGGGGTGCAGGAGATCCTCGAAGCCTACGTCGCCCGCTCCGATGCCTCGTTCTCCTCGACCGACTACGGCTTCGTTTTGAACGACCGCGAGCAACGGCGTCGCTTCGTCATCCTCTCCCTTCTCGCCGATGGCCTCGATGCCCGGGCTTATACCGCGCGATTCGGGAGCGACGCGGAGCAGGACTTTCCCGAGCTCGCCGAGCTCGTCGCCAATGCACTGGCCGAGCGCCTCATGGCCGGACACCGTCTCACCCGTGCGGGTATCGACCTATCCGACGCCATTGGGCCCTGGCTCGCCTCCGCGGAAGTGCGCTCCAGAATGGCACTCTATGTACTTAGATGA
- a CDS encoding STM4011 family radical SAM protein, translated as MTSLAHLTILYRGPLSSCNYGCTYCPFAKRHESAAELEGDRRALRRFVAWCTQREHGLSIFFTPWGEALVHAAYRDALATLSHLGHVRRVAIQTNLSFSLDWLPACNLSSLALWVTYHPTEVRSEAFLARCRTLVDRGVRFSIGAVGVKEHLPLIENLRNQLPPEVYLWVNAVKELGRYYDSADIARITAVDPLFGINVTNHRSRGRACRTGSSVIAVDGDGTVRRCHFVDEPLGNLYTGDFESHLSARPCPKSVCRCHTGYVHLEHLDLDTVFGDGALERIPANWAANAAK; from the coding sequence ATGACGAGCCTCGCCCATCTGACCATCTTGTACCGCGGTCCGCTATCGAGCTGCAACTACGGCTGCACCTATTGCCCATTCGCCAAACGTCACGAATCCGCCGCCGAGTTGGAAGGGGATCGCCGCGCACTCCGGCGGTTCGTTGCATGGTGCACGCAACGCGAGCACGGGCTCTCCATTTTCTTCACCCCATGGGGAGAAGCATTGGTTCACGCTGCTTACCGTGATGCGCTCGCCACATTGTCGCATCTGGGACACGTCCGGCGCGTGGCCATCCAAACGAACCTCTCCTTTTCGCTCGATTGGTTGCCTGCTTGTAACCTTTCAAGCCTCGCCCTTTGGGTGACATACCACCCCACGGAGGTGCGCTCGGAGGCCTTTTTGGCCCGCTGCCGCACCCTCGTCGATAGGGGAGTCCGCTTTAGCATTGGCGCTGTCGGCGTGAAAGAACATCTCCCGCTGATCGAAAATCTGCGAAATCAATTGCCGCCCGAGGTTTACCTTTGGGTCAACGCCGTCAAGGAGCTCGGCCGGTATTACGATTCAGCGGACATCGCGCGCATCACCGCGGTCGACCCTCTTTTCGGTATCAATGTGACCAATCATCGAAGTCGCGGCCGCGCATGCCGAACCGGCTCCTCGGTCATTGCCGTGGACGGTGATGGGACCGTCCGACGCTGTCACTTCGTCGACGAACCGCTGGGCAACCTCTACACCGGGGATTTCGAATCTCATTTGTCCGCCCGACCGTGCCCCAAATCCGTATGCCGGTGCCATACGGGTTACGTTCACCTCGAACACCTCGATCTCGACACGGTCTTCGGCGACGGTGCCCTCGAACGTATCCCGGCAAATTGGGCAGCAAATGCCGCCAAATAG